One genomic region from Skermania piniformis encodes:
- a CDS encoding DUF2510 domain-containing protein, producing the protein MRIWRTNRMSAAGWYPDPADPRRQRYFDGRVWTQHYAPSLRRFRSLAGHRNRACPVE; encoded by the coding sequence ATGCGAATATGGAGGACCAACAGAATGAGTGCAGCGGGCTGGTATCCCGATCCAGCAGACCCGCGACGGCAGCGCTACTTCGACGGCAGGGTGTGGACCCAGCACTATGCCCCCTCGCTGCGCCGGTTCCGGTCGCTGGCCGGCCACAGAAACAGGGCATGTCCGGTGGAATGA
- a CDS encoding cytochrome P450 yields the protein MTSTSLEPFTFDPYDYGFHDDPYPVYARLRAEAPLYHNPEIGFWALSRHADVIAGFKDNARLSNANGVSLDPAAWGPHAHRTMSFLAMDDPGHLRLRRLVFKGFTPRRVTEMTDRIREITLDYLGPALERGSFDWIDELAGKLPMDVISELMGVPPADRTEIRRLADLLVHREDGVLDVPPAAIDAAIKLFTYYTELVAGRRRSPGDDLTSALVGAEVDGDRLTDEEIIGFLFLMVVAGNETTTKLLGNALYWAGRNPAEYAKVVAEPELVPDWVEETLRYDTSSQILARSATTDIEMYGATIPAESKVLLLAGSANRDAAVFDDPDSYRIDRVNQGNLASFGAGVHFCLGAHLARLEATIALREFVDRVRGYQLADTGIERVHSTNVRGFAKLPITVEVR from the coding sequence ATGACTTCGACCTCCTTGGAGCCGTTCACGTTCGACCCCTACGACTACGGGTTCCATGACGACCCGTACCCGGTCTACGCCCGACTGCGCGCCGAGGCGCCGCTCTACCACAACCCCGAGATCGGCTTCTGGGCGTTGTCCCGGCACGCTGATGTGATCGCCGGGTTCAAGGACAACGCGCGGCTGTCGAACGCGAACGGGGTCTCGCTCGACCCGGCGGCCTGGGGCCCGCACGCGCACCGCACCATGTCGTTCCTGGCGATGGACGATCCCGGGCACCTGCGGCTGCGCCGACTCGTGTTCAAAGGGTTCACCCCGCGCCGGGTCACCGAGATGACCGACCGGATCCGCGAAATCACCCTGGACTACCTCGGACCCGCGCTGGAACGGGGCAGCTTCGATTGGATCGACGAGCTCGCCGGCAAACTCCCGATGGACGTGATCTCCGAGCTGATGGGCGTCCCGCCGGCCGACCGCACCGAGATCCGCCGGCTGGCCGACCTTCTCGTGCACCGCGAAGACGGCGTGCTCGACGTGCCGCCCGCCGCGATCGATGCCGCGATCAAGCTGTTCACCTACTACACCGAATTGGTCGCCGGACGCCGCCGGTCCCCCGGCGACGACCTCACCTCCGCGCTGGTCGGGGCCGAGGTGGACGGTGACCGGCTGACCGACGAGGAGATCATCGGCTTCCTCTTCCTCATGGTGGTCGCGGGCAACGAAACCACCACCAAGCTGCTCGGCAATGCGCTGTACTGGGCGGGCCGCAACCCGGCCGAGTACGCCAAGGTCGTGGCCGAGCCCGAACTGGTGCCGGACTGGGTGGAGGAGACCTTGCGTTACGACACCTCCAGCCAGATCCTCGCCCGCAGTGCGACCACCGACATCGAGATGTACGGCGCCACCATCCCGGCCGAGTCCAAGGTGTTGCTGCTGGCCGGCTCGGCCAACCGGGACGCCGCGGTGTTCGACGACCCCGACAGCTACCGGATCGACCGGGTGAACCAGGGCAACCTGGCCAGCTTCGGCGCCGGCGTGCACTTCTGCCTGGGCGCGCACCTGGCGCGGCTGGAGGCCACGATCGCGCTGCGCGAGTTCGTCGACAGGGTCCGCGGATACCAGCTCGCCGATACCGGTATCGAACGCGTGCATTCGACGAACGTGCGCGGCTTCGCCAAACTGCCGATCACCGTGGAGGTCCGCTGA
- a CDS encoding SDR family oxidoreductase has product MPRFAPQPDRRPALIAGASSGIGAATAELLAELGYPVALGARRVEQCAALAEKIVADGGEAVAHRLDVTDTDSVNAFVTAAEADLGPTEIVVSGAGDVVFSLVHEMTPEDYARQVDVHLLGVHRLLYRVLPGMLERQRGDFVMISSDTAPTPRPRMGAYPAAKAAVEVLARQLWMELEGTGVRASLVRPGPTKTAMGTDAPSEVIEPLINDWVTWGFARHSEMLKPVNLASAVAAVVSAPRGAHIQLTEVQPEARVRSADPGSPA; this is encoded by the coding sequence ATGCCCCGATTCGCCCCGCAACCCGACCGCCGCCCGGCACTGATCGCCGGCGCCTCCTCCGGGATCGGCGCGGCCACTGCCGAACTGCTCGCCGAACTCGGTTACCCGGTCGCCCTCGGCGCCCGCCGGGTCGAACAATGCGCCGCACTGGCCGAGAAGATCGTCGCCGATGGTGGCGAGGCCGTCGCGCACCGGCTGGACGTGACCGACACCGACTCGGTGAACGCGTTCGTCACCGCCGCCGAGGCCGACCTGGGCCCGACCGAGATCGTCGTCTCCGGTGCCGGCGACGTCGTCTTCTCGCTGGTGCACGAGATGACCCCGGAGGACTACGCCCGCCAGGTCGACGTGCACCTGCTCGGCGTGCACCGGCTGCTGTATCGGGTGTTGCCCGGCATGCTGGAGCGGCAACGCGGCGACTTCGTGATGATCAGCTCGGACACCGCGCCCACGCCCCGACCGCGGATGGGCGCCTACCCGGCGGCGAAGGCGGCGGTCGAGGTGCTGGCCCGCCAACTCTGGATGGAACTCGAGGGCACCGGGGTGCGCGCGTCGCTGGTCCGGCCCGGCCCGACCAAGACCGCGATGGGCACCGACGCCCCGTCCGAGGTGATCGAACCGCTGATCAACGACTGGGTGACCTGGGGGTTTGCCCGGCATTCGGAGATGCTGAAACCGGTCAATCTGGCGTCCGCGGTCGCGGCGGTGGTGTCCGCCCCCCGCGGTGCACACATCCAACTCACCGAGGTGCAGCCGGAAGCCCGGGTGCGCTCGGCCGATCCCGGGAGCCCGGCGTGA
- a CDS encoding ferredoxin: protein MRIVVDRDLCQGHGECQAEAPHVFTLPKHGTVEVLDEHPGDAERAAVHEAVRYCPTGAISVTDD, encoded by the coding sequence GTGAGGATCGTCGTCGACCGCGACCTGTGCCAGGGCCACGGGGAATGCCAGGCCGAGGCGCCGCACGTGTTCACCCTGCCCAAACACGGCACCGTCGAGGTCCTCGACGAACACCCCGGCGACGCCGAACGCGCCGCCGTGCACGAGGCCGTGCGGTACTGCCCGACCGGCGCCATCTCCGTCACCGACGACTGA
- a CDS encoding FdhF/YdeP family oxidoreductase encodes MTSEIGPVPGDDQSQGAPGRPARSRGPADDRRPSQRDDHAPSAGWGAARSVGRVLLKTREPIRGPREMLKMNHENSGFDCPGCAWPDDRHGLHLDLCENGIKHTTWEMTPKRVEREFFARHTVTELNSWTDFALEDQGRLTEPMSYDPATDRYVPISWDAAFELVGSTLRGLDSPDEAAFYTSGRLSNEATFLYQLWVREFGTNNLPDCSNMCHEASGRALQAAIGTGKGTCSIDDWDAADLIWVMGVNAASNAPRMLTSLAEAYRRGAKVVHVNPLIEAGARRTIIPHEFLAMATFRATPTGTMSVQPRIGGDMALVRGVAKAVLEAAETDPDVLDQEFLRAYTADFVQYRDLVTAADWAELVHQSGVDEATMRAMAQDYIAADRTVIAWCLGVTQQEHAVDAIREIVNLLLLRGNIGREGAGPSPVRGHSNVQGNRTCGINHRPTEDFLTRLDQVCDIKSPRAYGLDTVHVIPAMREGRVRVFVSLGGNFVLAAPDTTYTFAALRNTELTVQVSTKLNRSHLVHGRRALILPCLGRTERDVQAAGPQGITVEDAMSEVHLSFGNRPPAAPELRSECAILAGMAQATLPESKTPWASYVDDYDRIRDTMAQVLPGFEDFNRRVREHLGFRIAQPARERIFLTSTGKAEFHTAELPDVLPVPGQLMLQTMRSHDQWNTTIYSDNDRYRGVKNLRTLLFMSRADMTELGLGEFELIDITSHARDGSTRSVYGYRAVAYDIPTGSVAGYMPELNALCAVGDYSEQSDQPLSKHVPVTVCKAAAG; translated from the coding sequence ATGACATCGGAAATCGGTCCCGTCCCCGGAGACGACCAGAGTCAGGGCGCGCCCGGACGGCCGGCTCGCAGCCGCGGGCCCGCCGACGATCGCCGCCCGTCGCAGCGCGACGACCACGCACCCAGCGCGGGGTGGGGCGCGGCGCGTTCGGTCGGCCGAGTGCTGCTGAAGACGCGCGAGCCGATCCGCGGACCGCGCGAGATGCTGAAGATGAACCACGAGAACAGCGGGTTCGACTGTCCCGGGTGCGCTTGGCCGGACGACCGGCACGGTCTGCATCTGGACCTGTGCGAGAACGGGATCAAGCACACCACCTGGGAGATGACCCCCAAGCGGGTGGAGCGGGAATTCTTCGCCCGGCACACGGTGACCGAGCTGAACTCCTGGACCGATTTCGCCCTGGAGGATCAGGGCCGGCTGACCGAGCCGATGAGCTACGACCCGGCCACCGACCGCTACGTGCCGATCTCCTGGGACGCTGCGTTCGAGCTGGTCGGCTCGACACTGCGGGGCCTGGACAGCCCGGACGAGGCCGCCTTCTACACCTCCGGCCGGCTCAGCAACGAGGCCACGTTCCTCTATCAGCTGTGGGTGCGCGAGTTCGGCACGAACAACCTGCCCGACTGCTCCAACATGTGTCACGAGGCGTCCGGTCGGGCCTTGCAGGCGGCGATCGGCACCGGTAAGGGCACCTGCTCGATCGACGACTGGGACGCCGCCGACCTGATCTGGGTGATGGGCGTCAACGCCGCGTCGAACGCGCCGCGGATGCTGACCTCGCTGGCCGAGGCCTACCGCCGCGGGGCCAAGGTGGTCCACGTCAATCCGCTGATCGAGGCGGGCGCGCGGCGCACGATCATCCCGCACGAGTTCCTCGCGATGGCCACCTTCCGGGCCACGCCGACCGGCACGATGTCGGTGCAGCCCCGGATCGGTGGTGATATGGCGCTGGTCCGCGGCGTGGCCAAGGCGGTACTCGAAGCAGCCGAGACCGACCCCGACGTGCTCGATCAGGAGTTCCTGCGCGCCTACACCGCAGACTTCGTGCAGTACCGCGACCTGGTGACCGCCGCCGACTGGGCCGAGCTGGTCCACCAGTCCGGGGTGGACGAAGCGACGATGCGGGCGATGGCGCAGGACTACATAGCTGCCGACCGGACGGTGATCGCCTGGTGCCTGGGGGTCACTCAGCAGGAACACGCGGTCGACGCCATCCGCGAGATCGTCAACCTGCTGCTGCTGCGCGGCAACATCGGCCGGGAAGGGGCCGGTCCGTCGCCGGTGCGCGGCCACAGCAACGTCCAGGGCAACCGGACCTGCGGGATCAACCATCGCCCGACCGAAGACTTCCTGACCCGGCTGGACCAGGTGTGCGATATCAAGTCGCCCCGCGCGTACGGGCTGGACACGGTGCACGTCATCCCGGCGATGCGCGAGGGACGGGTGCGGGTATTCGTCTCGCTCGGTGGCAACTTCGTGCTCGCTGCGCCGGACACCACGTATACGTTTGCCGCGCTACGCAATACCGAGCTGACCGTACAGGTGAGTACCAAGCTGAACCGCAGTCATCTGGTGCATGGTCGGCGCGCGCTGATCCTGCCGTGCCTCGGTCGCACCGAACGCGACGTCCAGGCCGCCGGCCCGCAGGGCATCACCGTCGAGGACGCGATGAGCGAGGTGCATCTGTCCTTCGGCAACCGGCCGCCGGCCGCGCCCGAATTACGTTCCGAGTGCGCAATTCTGGCCGGCATGGCGCAGGCGACCTTGCCCGAGTCGAAAACGCCGTGGGCATCCTACGTCGACGACTACGACCGGATCCGTGACACGATGGCGCAGGTGTTGCCCGGTTTCGAGGACTTCAACCGACGGGTGCGCGAACATCTCGGGTTCCGGATCGCGCAGCCGGCGCGGGAGCGGATCTTCCTGACCTCCACCGGTAAAGCCGAGTTCCACACTGCGGAGCTGCCCGATGTTTTGCCGGTGCCGGGACAGTTGATGTTGCAGACGATGCGGTCGCACGACCAGTGGAATACCACGATCTATTCCGACAACGACCGCTACCGCGGGGTGAAGAACCTGCGCACCCTGTTGTTCATGAGCCGGGCCGATATGACCGAGCTCGGCCTCGGCGAGTTCGAGCTGATCGATATCACCAGCCACGCCCGCGACGGGTCCACCCGCTCGGTCTACGGCTATCGGGCGGTCGCCTACGACATCCCCACGGGCAGCGTCGCGGGCTACATGCCGGAACTCAACGCGCTCTGCGCGGTGGGCGACTATTCCGAGCAGAGCGATCAGCCGTTGAGCAAGCATGTTCCGGTGACGGTGTGCAAGGCTGCTGCCGGCTGA
- a CDS encoding TetR/AcrR family transcriptional regulator: protein MSELSSTGVEATRRRLTEKQADTVDRLTAAAVAVVSREGYSGTTIRLVAAAAGVGTATAYTYFSSKEHLISEVYWRRLVASPTPDLTDADRATRVVAVLRQISMLVAHDPALAQAVSSSLLGDDPDVKHLRVRIGREIRHRLADALGAPDPDSLAMLELIYAGAMLQGGMGLLSYAQVGDLLEVSARRLLAADTRP from the coding sequence ATGTCCGAACTGTCGTCCACCGGCGTCGAGGCCACCCGCCGACGCCTGACCGAGAAGCAGGCCGACACCGTCGATCGCCTGACCGCCGCCGCGGTGGCTGTGGTATCCCGGGAAGGATACTCGGGCACCACCATTCGGCTCGTCGCCGCCGCCGCCGGAGTGGGTACGGCCACCGCCTACACCTACTTTTCGTCCAAGGAGCATCTGATCTCCGAGGTCTACTGGCGACGACTGGTCGCCAGCCCCACGCCGGACCTCACCGATGCCGACCGAGCGACCCGAGTGGTCGCCGTGTTGCGCCAGATCTCGATGCTGGTCGCGCACGATCCGGCGCTGGCCCAGGCGGTCAGCAGCTCGCTGCTCGGCGACGATCCGGATGTCAAGCATCTGCGCGTTCGGATCGGCCGGGAGATCCGGCACCGACTGGCCGACGCGCTCGGCGCGCCCGACCCGGACAGCCTGGCGATGCTGGAGCTGATCTACGCCGGCGCGATGCTGCAGGGCGGGATGGGCTTGCTGTCCTACGCGCAGGTCGGCGATCTGCTGGAGGTCAGCGCGCGCCGATTGCTTGCCGCAGACACACGCCCGTAG
- a CDS encoding cytochrome P450, with the protein MTLAEPQQVSRPSGEHGHLDEFRTDPIGLMRRVRAECGDVGSFELAGRDVIMLSGAEANEFFFRAADQDLDQAAAYPFMKPIFGEGVVFDAPPERRREMLHNQALRADFMRKHAATIAAEVDRMLAGWGDEGEIDLLEFFAELTIYTSSACLIGVKFRNQLDGRFAHLYHELEQGTDALAYVDPYAPIESFRRRDEARVELVELVQTIMDQRATAPPAGKGDRDMLDVLISIPDEHGNPRFSASEITGMFISMMFAGHHTTSGTAAWTIIELLRHPETLAGVVTELDQLYSDGAEVSHHALRQIPNLEAVLKETLRLHPPLIILMRIAQDDFEVCGYRIANGDMVAATPAVSNRIAEDFPDPDTFDPGRYIDPRQEDLVNRWTWIPFGAGRHRCVGAPFALMQLKAIFSILLRDWEFELAQPSDSYRNDHSKMVVQLAQPCRVRYRRRQR; encoded by the coding sequence ATGACCCTGGCCGAGCCGCAGCAAGTGTCGAGGCCCAGCGGCGAGCACGGGCACCTGGACGAGTTCCGTACCGATCCGATCGGTCTGATGCGCCGGGTCCGTGCCGAGTGCGGTGACGTCGGCAGCTTCGAGTTGGCCGGCCGGGACGTGATCATGCTGTCCGGCGCCGAGGCCAACGAGTTCTTCTTCCGCGCGGCGGATCAGGACCTCGACCAGGCCGCCGCGTACCCGTTCATGAAACCGATCTTCGGTGAAGGGGTCGTCTTCGACGCACCCCCCGAGCGGCGCCGGGAGATGCTGCACAACCAGGCACTGCGCGCCGACTTCATGCGTAAGCACGCCGCCACCATCGCCGCCGAAGTGGACCGGATGCTCGCCGGATGGGGCGACGAGGGCGAGATCGACCTGCTGGAGTTCTTCGCCGAGCTGACCATCTACACCTCGTCGGCATGCCTGATCGGGGTCAAGTTCCGCAATCAACTCGACGGCCGATTCGCGCACCTCTACCACGAACTCGAGCAGGGCACCGACGCACTGGCCTACGTGGACCCGTACGCGCCGATCGAGAGCTTCCGCCGCCGCGACGAAGCACGGGTCGAACTGGTCGAGCTGGTCCAGACGATCATGGATCAGCGCGCCACCGCTCCCCCGGCCGGCAAGGGCGACCGGGACATGCTGGACGTGCTGATCTCCATTCCGGACGAGCACGGCAACCCGCGGTTCTCGGCCAGCGAGATAACCGGCATGTTCATCTCGATGATGTTCGCCGGCCACCACACCACCTCCGGAACTGCGGCGTGGACGATCATCGAGCTGCTGCGTCACCCCGAGACCCTGGCCGGGGTGGTCACCGAATTGGACCAGCTGTACTCCGACGGCGCCGAAGTCAGCCACCACGCGCTCCGCCAGATCCCGAACCTGGAAGCAGTGCTGAAGGAGACGCTGCGGCTGCACCCACCGCTGATCATCCTGATGCGGATCGCGCAGGACGACTTCGAGGTCTGCGGGTACCGCATCGCCAACGGCGACATGGTGGCCGCCACGCCGGCCGTGTCGAACCGGATCGCCGAGGACTTCCCCGACCCGGACACCTTCGACCCCGGTCGCTATATCGATCCTCGCCAGGAGGACCTGGTCAACCGCTGGACCTGGATTCCGTTCGGTGCCGGGCGGCATCGCTGCGTCGGCGCCCCGTTCGCGCTGATGCAGCTGAAGGCGATCTTCTCGATCCTGCTCCGGGACTGGGAGTTCGAGCTGGCCCAGCCTTCCGACAGCTACCGCAACGACCACTCCAAGATGGTCGTACAGCTGGCCCAGCCCTGCCGGGTGCGGTACCGCCGGCGGCAACGGTGA
- a CDS encoding cytochrome P450 — MEPEIVASQAIPDGFDFIEPSLWETRVPTAEFAQLRRTTPVWWNAQTDARSGGFDDGGFWVVSRHADVKEVSRRSDLFSSERNGSIIRLPGAITKDQIEVTRTLLLNMDAPRHTKIRRIVSKGFTPRAVQGLRDALAERAAAIVHAAEREGGGDFVEQVACELPLQAIAELLGVPQEDRHKLFDWSNQMLNYDDPEYGDPTSTSSATQASVDLLGYAWNLAEQRRTDPAGDIVSTLVHAEIDGEALGSDEFGFFVILLAVAGNETTRNAITHGMKAFVDRPGQWELYRAERPRTAADEIVRWATPVTVFQRTAVADTELAGQPIRAGQRVGLFYGSANFDEEAFEHPFDFDVQRDPNPHLGFGGTGAHYCVGANLARLELELIFDAIAETMPNLSQVAEPQRLRSSWINGIKHWRVRYR; from the coding sequence GTGGAGCCCGAAATCGTTGCTTCCCAGGCTATCCCGGATGGATTCGACTTCATCGAACCCAGTCTCTGGGAAACCCGGGTACCCACCGCCGAATTCGCCCAGCTCCGGCGTACCACGCCCGTCTGGTGGAACGCGCAGACCGATGCGCGGTCCGGCGGGTTCGACGACGGCGGCTTCTGGGTGGTCAGCCGGCACGCGGACGTCAAGGAGGTCTCGCGCCGATCGGACCTGTTCTCCTCCGAGCGCAACGGTTCGATCATCCGACTGCCCGGCGCGATCACCAAGGACCAGATCGAGGTCACCCGGACCCTGCTACTGAACATGGATGCGCCGCGGCACACCAAGATTCGTCGGATCGTGTCCAAAGGGTTCACCCCACGCGCGGTGCAGGGCCTACGGGATGCGTTGGCCGAGCGGGCCGCCGCGATCGTGCACGCCGCCGAACGCGAGGGCGGTGGCGATTTCGTCGAACAAGTCGCCTGCGAGCTGCCGCTGCAAGCGATCGCCGAGCTGCTCGGCGTACCCCAGGAAGACCGGCACAAGCTGTTCGACTGGTCGAACCAGATGCTCAACTACGACGATCCGGAATACGGCGATCCGACGTCCACCTCGTCGGCCACCCAGGCATCGGTCGACCTGCTCGGCTACGCCTGGAACCTCGCCGAACAGCGTCGGACCGATCCCGCCGGCGACATCGTCAGCACGTTGGTCCACGCCGAGATCGACGGCGAGGCACTCGGCTCGGACGAGTTCGGCTTCTTCGTGATCCTGCTCGCCGTGGCCGGCAACGAGACCACCCGCAACGCGATCACCCACGGCATGAAAGCGTTCGTCGACCGGCCCGGGCAGTGGGAGCTCTACCGAGCCGAACGTCCCCGCACCGCAGCCGACGAGATCGTTCGCTGGGCCACCCCGGTCACCGTCTTCCAGCGGACGGCGGTCGCCGACACCGAACTCGCCGGGCAACCGATCCGGGCCGGGCAACGGGTCGGGCTGTTCTACGGCTCGGCGAACTTCGACGAGGAGGCGTTCGAGCATCCGTTCGACTTCGACGTCCAGCGCGATCCGAATCCACATCTGGGCTTCGGGGGTACCGGCGCGCACTACTGCGTCGGCGCAAACCTGGCACGGCTGGAACTGGAACTGATCTTCGACGCGATTGCCGAGACAATGCCCAACCTGAGTCAGGTAGCCGAGCCGCAACGGCTACGCTCCAGCTGGATCAACGGCATCAAACACTGGCGGGTCCGGTACCGCTAG
- a CDS encoding glycosyltransferase family 4 protein, whose product MRIALLSYRSKNHSGGQGVYVRYLSAGLAELGHQVEVFSGQPYPEQLDPRVRLTRVPSLDLYQDENPFRTPHPREIRDRIDLAELTTMWTAGFPEPRTFSHRAARLLRTRVADFDVVHDNQCLGYGLLGIAERLPLVATIHHPITRDRAVDLAAAPMRRKLFVHRWYGFLRMQRKVAQQIPDLITVSGSSADDIVTDFGVKPEQLHTVPLGVDTDLFRPRSAARVPGRIVAVASADKPLKGISHLLTAVAELRHTRDVDLHLVARLEPNGPTEKLIAELGLADVVTASAGLTDEQLADLLASAEVACIPSLYEGFSLPAVEAMASGTPLVASRAGALPEVVGDAAELVPPGDAAALAAILRRLLGDPARRAELSAAGRRRALDRYSWAAVGAQTAAIYRRAIDRHSGQIGARHADR is encoded by the coding sequence ATGCGGATCGCGCTGCTGTCCTATCGCAGTAAGAACCACAGCGGCGGACAAGGTGTCTACGTCCGTTATCTCAGCGCCGGCCTGGCCGAACTCGGCCATCAGGTCGAGGTGTTCTCCGGGCAGCCTTATCCGGAACAGCTCGACCCGCGGGTCCGGCTGACCCGGGTGCCCAGCCTGGATCTCTATCAGGACGAGAACCCTTTCCGCACACCACATCCGCGCGAGATCCGGGACCGAATCGATCTGGCGGAGCTGACGACCATGTGGACCGCCGGGTTTCCCGAGCCGCGCACCTTCAGCCATCGGGCGGCCCGCCTGCTGCGCACCCGGGTCGCCGATTTCGACGTGGTGCACGACAACCAGTGCCTGGGCTACGGATTGCTCGGGATCGCCGAGCGGCTGCCACTGGTCGCCACCATCCATCACCCGATCACCCGCGACCGGGCAGTCGATCTGGCGGCCGCACCGATGCGGCGCAAGTTGTTCGTGCACCGCTGGTACGGCTTTCTGCGCATGCAACGCAAAGTCGCGCAACAGATCCCGGACCTGATCACGGTGTCCGGTTCGTCGGCCGACGACATCGTGACCGACTTCGGCGTCAAACCGGAACAGCTGCACACCGTTCCGCTCGGGGTCGACACCGACCTGTTCCGGCCGCGGTCGGCGGCTCGGGTGCCCGGCCGAATCGTCGCCGTCGCCAGCGCCGACAAGCCGCTGAAAGGCATCTCCCATCTCCTTACCGCGGTTGCCGAACTCCGGCACACTCGCGACGTCGACCTGCACCTGGTCGCCCGGCTGGAGCCCAACGGGCCTACCGAGAAGCTGATCGCCGAACTGGGACTGGCCGATGTCGTCACCGCGTCGGCCGGATTGACCGACGAACAGCTGGCCGACTTGCTCGCGTCCGCCGAGGTCGCCTGCATACCCTCGCTCTACGAGGGATTTTCGCTACCCGCGGTCGAGGCGATGGCCAGCGGCACCCCGCTGGTCGCCAGCCGCGCCGGCGCATTGCCCGAAGTGGTCGGCGACGCGGCCGAACTGGTGCCACCCGGCGACGCCGCGGCACTTGCCGCGATCCTCCGCCGGCTGCTCGGCGACCCGGCCCGGCGCGCCGAGCTGAGCGCCGCCGGGCGGCGCCGAGCGCTGGATCGCTACAGCTGGGCAGCGGTCGGCGCCCAGACCGCCGCCATCTACCGGCGGGCGATCGACCGACACTCCGGACAGATCGGAGCGCGACATGCTGACCGTTGA
- a CDS encoding class I SAM-dependent methyltransferase, protein MLTVDYDRLGVGPDTRVIDVGCGAGRHSFEAYRRGADVVAFDQNAADLAEVEVMFAAMSEVGEAPAHAKAETVQGDALDLPYGDGEFDVVIASEILEHIPDDDAAIAELARVVKPGGKLAVTVPRWLPERICWALSEEYHANEGGHVRIYRADRLRDKILAHGLDYRGQDFAHALHSPYWWLKCAVGSSNDRHPLVRGYQRVLEWDIVSAPAATRTAERALNPLIGKSVALYFDKPLYFDKPC, encoded by the coding sequence ATGCTGACCGTTGATTACGACCGACTGGGCGTCGGGCCGGACACGCGGGTGATCGATGTCGGGTGCGGCGCCGGTCGGCACTCGTTCGAGGCCTACCGCCGGGGCGCCGATGTCGTGGCGTTCGATCAGAATGCCGCCGATCTGGCCGAGGTCGAGGTGATGTTCGCGGCGATGAGCGAGGTCGGCGAAGCACCGGCGCACGCGAAAGCCGAGACGGTGCAGGGCGATGCGCTCGACCTGCCGTACGGCGACGGCGAGTTCGACGTGGTGATCGCCTCGGAGATCCTGGAACACATCCCGGACGACGACGCTGCCATCGCCGAGCTGGCTCGGGTGGTGAAGCCGGGCGGGAAGCTGGCGGTGACCGTGCCGCGTTGGCTGCCCGAGCGGATCTGTTGGGCGTTGTCCGAGGAGTACCACGCCAACGAAGGCGGGCACGTGCGGATCTACCGCGCGGATCGGCTGCGCGACAAGATCCTTGCGCACGGGCTGGACTACCGCGGGCAGGATTTCGCGCACGCGTTGCACTCCCCCTATTGGTGGCTCAAGTGTGCGGTGGGCAGCTCGAACGACCGGCATCCGCTGGTTCGGGGTTACCAGCGGGTCCTGGAGTGGGACATCGTTTCCGCGCCCGCGGCGACCCGCACCGCCGAGCGGGCGCTGAACCCGTTGATCGGCAAATCGGTCGCACTGTACTTCGACAAACCGCTGTATTTCGACAAACCTTGCTGA